The following coding sequences are from one Coffea arabica cultivar ET-39 chromosome 11e, Coffea Arabica ET-39 HiFi, whole genome shotgun sequence window:
- the LOC113718935 gene encoding transcription factor TGA2.3 isoform X2, with translation MQSFKSATAAAPAVVTLTNSDMYCRSSIYLRGHEGGGGRNWTNYVDLGELEQSSFHQEHAVDLSTSSIYSDMKPSNVVAVSNSSLQFGGLNTNMGSGEMGSSGAVADTGQFLMQKGTMLSVGAGGTLGSGNFENWGESGMADHSQQTDTSTDVDTDEKSQFHGVRRGTLVGMDSMEQSGERNGDQKTLRRLAQNREAARKSRLRKKAYVQQLENSRLRLTQLEQELKQARQQGVLKASGYTGDQSMSGALAFDMDYARWLDEHQRMINDLRTAVNSQLGDNELRLIVDGVMSHYDEIFRLKDIGTKSDVFHMLSGMWKTPAERCFMWLGGFRSSEILKLIGICNLQQSSQQAEDALSQGMEALQQSLVETLSSNSLGPSGSTNVADYMGQMATAMGKLAMLENFLRQADLLRQQTLQQMHRILTTRQAARALLVINEYMSRLRALSSLWLARPKD, from the exons atgcaaagcTTCAAATCAGCAACAGCAGCAGCTCCAGCGGTAGTTACTCTTACCAACTCGGATATGTATTGCCGTTCGTCCATTTATCTGAG GGGTCATGAAGGTGGTGGTGGTAGAAATTGGACAAACTATGTGGATCTTGGGGAGCTTGAGCAGTCATCATTTCACCAGGAGCATGCTGTTGATTTAAGCACAA GTTCGATATACAGCGACATGAAGCCAAGCAATGTTGTTGCTGTTAGTAATTCTAGCTTACAGTTTGGTGGGCTTAACACG AATATGGGTTCTGGAGAGATGGGATCATCAGGAGCTGTAGCGGATACGGGGCAGTTCTTGATGCAGAAGGGGACAATGCTGAGTGTTGGAGCTGGTGGGACTTTGGGAAGTGGGAATTTTGAGAACTGGGGAGAGTCTGGGATGGCAGATCACAGCCAACAGACTGATACTTCTACAGATGTTGACACTGATGAGAAAAGCCAG TTTCATGGCGTTCGCCGTGGAACATTAGTAGGCATGGATTCAATGGAACAGTCAGGAGAGAGAAATGGAGACCAGAAG ACACTGCGAAGGCTGGCTCAAAACCGAGAAGCTGCTCGAAAGAGTCGATTGAGAAAGAAA GCATATGTTCAACAGCTGGAAAATAGTAGGCTTAGACTTACACAACTGGAGCAGGAGCTCAAACAAGCACGGCAGCAG GGTGTACTCAAGGCTAGTGGATACACAGGAGATCAGTCTATGAGTG GGGCTTTGGCATTTGACATGGACTATGCCCGCTGGCTTGATGAACATCAAAGGATGATTAATGATCTCAGAACAGCTGTCAATTCTCAACTGGGAGATAATGAACTGAGGCTAATTGTTGATGGAGTAATGTCACACTATGACGAAATATTCAGGCTAAAAGATATTGGCACTAAGTCAGATGTATTTCACATGCTCTCTGGCATGTGGAAGACTCCAGCAGAAAGGTGTTTCATGTGGTTGGGCGGATTTCGTTCATCTGAGATTCTCAAG TTGATAGGCATCTGCAATCTGCAGCAGTCCTCCCAGCAGGCTGAGGATGCCTTGTCTCAAGGAATGGAAGCTTTGCAGCAATCGCTTGTTGAGACACTTTCGTCTAATTCCCTTGGTCCAAGTGGTTCTACTAATGTGGCTGATTACATGGGACAGATGGCAACTGCGATGGGTAAGCTTGCCATGCTGGAGAACTTCCTTCGTCAG gCCGACCTCCTGAGGCAGCAAACTTTGCAGCAAATGCATAGGATACTGACCACTCGTCAAGCTGCTCGTGCCCTCCTTGTCATTAATGAATACATGTCGAGGCTTCGGGCACTTAGTTCTTTGTGGTTAGCACGCCCTAAGGATTGA
- the LOC113718935 gene encoding transcription factor TGA2.3 isoform X1, protein MQSFKSATAAAPAVVTLTNSDMYCRSSIYLRGHEGGGGRNWTNYVDLGELEQSSFHQEHAVDLSTSSIYSDMKPSNVVAVSNSSLQFGGLNTNMGSGEMGSSGAVADTGQFLMQKGTMLSVGAGGTLGSGNFENWGESGMADHSQQTDTSTDVDTDEKSQFHGVRRGTLVGMDSMEQSGERNGDQKTLRRLAQNREAARKSRLRKKAYVQQLENSRLRLTQLEQELKQARQQGVLKASGYTGDQSMSGALAFDMDYARWLDEHQRMINDLRTAVNSQLGDNELRLIVDGVMSHYDEIFRLKDIGTKSDVFHMLSGMWKTPAERCFMWLGGFRSSEILKILGNHLEPLTDQQLIGICNLQQSSQQAEDALSQGMEALQQSLVETLSSNSLGPSGSTNVADYMGQMATAMGKLAMLENFLRQADLLRQQTLQQMHRILTTRQAARALLVINEYMSRLRALSSLWLARPKD, encoded by the exons atgcaaagcTTCAAATCAGCAACAGCAGCAGCTCCAGCGGTAGTTACTCTTACCAACTCGGATATGTATTGCCGTTCGTCCATTTATCTGAG GGGTCATGAAGGTGGTGGTGGTAGAAATTGGACAAACTATGTGGATCTTGGGGAGCTTGAGCAGTCATCATTTCACCAGGAGCATGCTGTTGATTTAAGCACAA GTTCGATATACAGCGACATGAAGCCAAGCAATGTTGTTGCTGTTAGTAATTCTAGCTTACAGTTTGGTGGGCTTAACACG AATATGGGTTCTGGAGAGATGGGATCATCAGGAGCTGTAGCGGATACGGGGCAGTTCTTGATGCAGAAGGGGACAATGCTGAGTGTTGGAGCTGGTGGGACTTTGGGAAGTGGGAATTTTGAGAACTGGGGAGAGTCTGGGATGGCAGATCACAGCCAACAGACTGATACTTCTACAGATGTTGACACTGATGAGAAAAGCCAG TTTCATGGCGTTCGCCGTGGAACATTAGTAGGCATGGATTCAATGGAACAGTCAGGAGAGAGAAATGGAGACCAGAAG ACACTGCGAAGGCTGGCTCAAAACCGAGAAGCTGCTCGAAAGAGTCGATTGAGAAAGAAA GCATATGTTCAACAGCTGGAAAATAGTAGGCTTAGACTTACACAACTGGAGCAGGAGCTCAAACAAGCACGGCAGCAG GGTGTACTCAAGGCTAGTGGATACACAGGAGATCAGTCTATGAGTG GGGCTTTGGCATTTGACATGGACTATGCCCGCTGGCTTGATGAACATCAAAGGATGATTAATGATCTCAGAACAGCTGTCAATTCTCAACTGGGAGATAATGAACTGAGGCTAATTGTTGATGGAGTAATGTCACACTATGACGAAATATTCAGGCTAAAAGATATTGGCACTAAGTCAGATGTATTTCACATGCTCTCTGGCATGTGGAAGACTCCAGCAGAAAGGTGTTTCATGTGGTTGGGCGGATTTCGTTCATCTGAGATTCTCAAG ATACTTGGAAACCATCTTGAACCTCTGACAGATCAACAGTTGATAGGCATCTGCAATCTGCAGCAGTCCTCCCAGCAGGCTGAGGATGCCTTGTCTCAAGGAATGGAAGCTTTGCAGCAATCGCTTGTTGAGACACTTTCGTCTAATTCCCTTGGTCCAAGTGGTTCTACTAATGTGGCTGATTACATGGGACAGATGGCAACTGCGATGGGTAAGCTTGCCATGCTGGAGAACTTCCTTCGTCAG gCCGACCTCCTGAGGCAGCAAACTTTGCAGCAAATGCATAGGATACTGACCACTCGTCAAGCTGCTCGTGCCCTCCTTGTCATTAATGAATACATGTCGAGGCTTCGGGCACTTAGTTCTTTGTGGTTAGCACGCCCTAAGGATTGA